The proteins below come from a single Gimesia alba genomic window:
- a CDS encoding DUF6882 domain-containing protein has protein sequence MNISSLLDQHYCYALDRQFLLADLIEGLDWHYDVSTGVLSFGDRYHFQAEILGTEAEADATWLWSWANEMSFFHPERIQTALKMKQWGEEADIPELTEPCLSLESIDGHTLGMIAVGEQLGQAYYRGPHAGGAVLLLIVEPQIPWSVENSLQRIITVFPQIISEREVENHQVALRHYLNHYGFEPEETGNTIIVRQQEQVVLRASFDEFHRLQELKTSIL, from the coding sequence ATGAATATCTCCTCCCTCCTTGATCAGCACTACTGCTACGCACTTGATCGACAATTTCTATTGGCTGATCTGATTGAAGGTCTCGACTGGCATTATGATGTTTCCACCGGCGTGTTGTCGTTTGGCGACCGCTATCATTTCCAGGCGGAGATCCTGGGAACAGAAGCGGAAGCAGATGCCACCTGGCTCTGGTCCTGGGCGAATGAAATGAGTTTCTTTCATCCTGAACGAATCCAGACTGCCTTAAAGATGAAACAGTGGGGAGAAGAGGCGGATATTCCCGAGCTGACAGAACCATGCCTTTCACTGGAATCAATCGATGGCCATACCCTGGGGATGATCGCCGTCGGCGAACAACTGGGGCAGGCTTATTATCGAGGGCCTCATGCTGGGGGAGCCGTGTTGCTGCTCATCGTCGAACCGCAGATACCCTGGTCAGTCGAAAATAGTCTGCAACGGATTATCACAGTCTTTCCCCAGATCATCTCTGAAAGAGAAGTCGAAAATCATCAGGTCGCATTACGGCATTATCTGAACCATTATGGTTTTGAGCCGGAAGAGACCGGGAACACAATCATTGTCCGGCAGCAGGAGCAGGTAGTCCTCCGCGCATCATTTGATGAATTTCATCGACTACAGGAACTGAAAACTTCAATCCTCTGA
- a CDS encoding AAA family ATPase produces MERSFVQNSNVDQTNDVLQHLAGLLPVVDLTSWANSNPGPLEHGIVDDDRIRFAVDKILRTLYMPGKHVLITGNKGVGKTTLIRSLALNNSQGESPFLSNERFLWLDCNNVGPEDSRACLESIFASISKMQGIVLCLDGIGSLLRRSQGGSNKPLLRSMISRPNLRVIGVMSSWEFNDLISSDAQMLDYFTRVELDEPSEEIANTITERQAEILQNTYQISIDASVAERAVALTSTFILNECHPAKSVNLLQQICANIDFDRTQRNLNRDEINLSDIVAAISEKTGIPEETISGESQTTGFEDPLLDAVVGQDESVRLVANELSLIKSGLNEPGKPASVMLFAGMTGVGKTELAKRIAELYSTSRLVQVYAMGNYTEPHSVSGIMGVPPGYVGHEEGGRLVNELNSDPYSVFLLDEAEKCHPNIWKPFLNLFDEGWIVDQRGQKAYADRAIFILTTNAGDKQISQMSKNGTPAEEIAERVKQILSKVRHERSSQPVFPAQFLSRIKRIMVFNSLDEESMIGIAGRRLNHMSKQWSIKRQKTIECHPDVARLIGKKGHDLNETSNGREGGRIISRLVSDIVESKIQEKAQNDPDDYQKASVIKVNSLDYLTDDIADSLSIEFITAEESTGIELNHV; encoded by the coding sequence ATGGAACGATCATTTGTTCAAAACTCTAATGTCGATCAAACCAATGACGTTTTGCAACACCTTGCTGGATTACTGCCAGTTGTTGATTTAACAAGTTGGGCTAACAGCAATCCCGGTCCTTTAGAGCATGGAATTGTTGATGATGACCGGATTCGATTTGCGGTTGATAAAATTCTGCGTACGCTTTATATGCCCGGGAAACATGTCCTGATTACGGGCAATAAAGGAGTCGGCAAGACCACGTTAATCCGCTCCCTTGCGCTGAACAATTCACAGGGCGAGAGTCCCTTCCTGAGTAACGAACGGTTTCTCTGGCTGGATTGTAATAATGTTGGCCCTGAAGACAGCCGTGCCTGTCTGGAATCAATTTTTGCAAGTATTTCCAAGATGCAGGGAATTGTACTCTGCCTGGATGGAATTGGATCGCTTTTAAGACGCAGCCAGGGCGGCTCTAATAAACCTCTCTTACGGTCCATGATCAGTCGACCAAATCTACGCGTGATCGGCGTGATGTCAAGCTGGGAGTTCAACGACCTCATCAGCAGTGATGCGCAGATGCTCGATTATTTCACCCGTGTCGAATTGGATGAACCATCTGAAGAAATTGCGAACACAATTACCGAACGACAAGCTGAGATACTTCAAAATACTTATCAGATCTCAATCGATGCAAGTGTAGCAGAACGCGCCGTCGCACTCACATCAACTTTTATACTCAATGAATGCCATCCTGCAAAATCGGTCAATTTACTTCAACAGATTTGTGCCAACATCGACTTCGATCGCACACAACGTAATCTGAATCGAGATGAAATCAACTTATCTGATATCGTTGCTGCCATATCAGAAAAGACAGGGATACCAGAAGAAACCATTTCCGGAGAATCTCAGACGACTGGATTTGAAGACCCTTTATTGGATGCAGTCGTGGGGCAGGACGAATCGGTTCGTCTGGTTGCTAACGAACTGAGTTTGATTAAATCCGGCTTAAATGAACCAGGCAAACCAGCGTCTGTCATGTTATTTGCTGGTATGACAGGCGTCGGAAAGACTGAACTGGCCAAACGCATTGCCGAACTCTATTCAACTTCTCGTCTTGTCCAGGTTTATGCAATGGGAAATTATACTGAGCCACACAGTGTTTCCGGCATTATGGGAGTACCACCAGGTTACGTCGGTCATGAAGAGGGGGGGCGTCTTGTAAACGAATTGAACTCGGATCCCTATTCGGTGTTTTTGCTGGACGAAGCCGAAAAATGCCACCCCAATATCTGGAAGCCTTTTTTGAATCTGTTTGATGAAGGATGGATAGTAGACCAACGCGGTCAAAAAGCGTATGCAGATCGGGCGATTTTCATTTTGACCACCAATGCAGGTGACAAACAAATATCTCAAATGTCTAAAAATGGAACACCTGCTGAGGAAATTGCAGAGCGAGTCAAACAGATTTTATCAAAAGTAAGACATGAGCGATCAAGCCAACCTGTTTTTCCGGCTCAATTTCTTTCCCGGATCAAGAGAATTATGGTTTTCAATTCTCTGGATGAAGAATCTATGATTGGAATTGCCGGACGTCGTCTCAATCATATGAGTAAACAGTGGAGTATTAAGCGCCAGAAAACGATTGAATGTCATCCTGATGTTGCCAGATTGATTGGAAAAAAAGGACACGATTTGAACGAAACTTCGAATGGACGCGAAGGAGGCCGCATTATAAGCCGTCTCGTTTCAGACATAGTGGAATCAAAGATTCAGGAGAAAGCCCAGAATGATCCTGACGATTACCAGAAGGCTTCGGTAATCAAAGTAAACTCACTTGATTATTTAACAGATGATATCGCTGATTCACTTTCGATTGAGTTTATTACCGCTGAAGAATCAACTGGAATCGAACTTAACCATGTCTAA
- a CDS encoding glycosyltransferase family 4 protein, with amino-acid sequence MRMESAHLEIQLTTSSDNILSSHVSLEKIELTLDAIKYWSNYINPKRISIHYNQFLSIQNLKEIISSLMHHWYSSEFRLILSSNRMPDSFLLPELLEESGCILEIRTDGKSHSTSSTKHIIKRWQRTYYFNVIYTEVSQFQQNLHCLSKHSKTKTLIDDNMKAKVSSEIQPDLIMRDGKVLYSSDAIARDSLQPVERQKRNLNRKIRNYIPQEIKPQHSKHVNGFDSKKIILGFCIPSLSMGGVTRSLINMMNSNCDHNFCWSGVAIGSGFLFDPYTAKQILKHCPIYSSIDHPEFRGLVSVVGNACQMVLDRSDVINLWGYTSPTTELAITNWKKKPMLVTAHGQNEWTQKNIETSLGYANESILTSVSQKGVEVFPSHLQDHVKVIYNGVDFERCKPTVTRSEIRRRWGVSPETITLGYVGRFAPGKNIFAAAEAVSLLGESYHAIYVGEGLDNDNVISRVKDICGERCTIISRTEDIGSVFEGLDCLISASPSEGGPIVVSEAWVAGCPVVSTRVGFIPELESKYGQLVFHVPDNPTPCQIAQTVMEATRASPIVERAWNISRKVFDVKHMLKEYESHIVKKLKEYKNQKLKSNSFPNVSHVPLDSKRTSIVKSKQLSDQFLRNYKNSSKATEVDGSREDYICKSSIKVGFILYDLAFGGISRQLLNLMEAPIMPHMEWAGIAISTFKNYDHDVGKRIKRFCNIYSIDEFSNPFQEVINHSDVIYLTGYTQPHDLFDLTDFQDKTIITVAHGSCINSENQIRTALKYGKKHVHLAVSQETVNAYPEELHDTVHVIYNGVNISRCAPTIDRAKIRQAWGISETVTAIGYMGRMANDKNVLATAQAVKQLGEGYHAVYIGNGYAEVSLRSEIHKLCGPRCTILDKTEDIGSMLAALDRLIIASPAEGGPMVAAEAWLAGCPVISTPVGMIPELEKKHGTLTHRINLNPTPDELANAVKRSGFKSAEVQRAKSVAWRTFSPSKMLLEFENAVHFELAKTRVGFCISTCSMGGVSRAIITLLNQSSNKIRWSGIAIQGPGTFDPETAREVLNHCPIYCSVDDPRFQGLVTIVPNAHQAVVNRSDVVNLWGSIATNPELDQTDWNRVVVISSAHGECEWTRKNIDVSLKYGKQHLLHAVSEGGKNCFPEWMRNSVNVIYNGLDFNRCIAKRDRSQLRSEWGIKDGVKIVGYIGRFENGKNPLAVVNAVREMGDDYHALLVGEGVHEQQVIEQAKQICGNKVTIIPRTEDIGSILGVLDCLVVVSPKEGGPQVTMEAFGAKCPVVSTRVGFLQDFEPEYGKLAIEVPFEPSLDQLAQAIKQADRNHQRVEMAYQVAVQKFDPSEYISSFESMILNGTIITV; translated from the coding sequence ATGAGAATGGAAAGTGCGCACCTAGAGATACAGCTTACCACAAGCTCTGATAATATTCTTTCGTCGCATGTATCTTTAGAAAAAATAGAACTTACATTAGACGCCATCAAATATTGGTCTAACTATATTAATCCAAAAAGAATTTCTATCCATTATAATCAGTTTCTGTCCATTCAGAATCTAAAAGAAATAATCAGTTCTTTGATGCACCACTGGTATAGTAGTGAATTTCGATTGATTTTATCGTCGAATAGAATGCCAGACAGCTTTTTGCTACCTGAATTATTAGAAGAATCTGGCTGCATCCTTGAAATCCGTACTGATGGAAAATCACATTCAACATCCTCAACAAAGCACATTATTAAACGCTGGCAAAGGACTTATTATTTTAACGTAATCTACACAGAGGTCTCACAGTTTCAACAAAACTTACATTGCTTGTCGAAACATTCTAAGACAAAAACTTTGATTGACGACAACATGAAGGCAAAAGTGAGTTCTGAGATTCAACCCGATTTAATAATGCGAGATGGGAAGGTTTTATATTCATCTGATGCTATTGCCCGTGATTCCTTACAACCAGTCGAAAGACAAAAACGAAACTTGAATAGGAAAATAAGGAATTATATTCCACAGGAAATCAAGCCTCAACATTCTAAACATGTTAATGGATTTGACAGCAAGAAGATCATATTAGGCTTTTGTATTCCATCATTGTCAATGGGAGGAGTAACAAGAAGTTTGATCAATATGATGAATTCAAATTGCGACCATAACTTTTGCTGGTCAGGAGTTGCCATTGGAAGTGGATTTCTTTTTGACCCGTATACTGCCAAACAAATCTTAAAGCACTGTCCTATTTATTCATCTATTGATCATCCAGAATTCCGAGGTTTGGTTTCTGTTGTCGGAAACGCCTGTCAAATGGTCCTCGATCGGTCTGACGTTATTAATTTGTGGGGATATACCTCTCCTACTACAGAACTGGCAATCACAAATTGGAAGAAAAAGCCGATGCTTGTGACTGCTCATGGACAAAATGAATGGACACAAAAAAATATTGAAACTAGCCTAGGTTATGCCAACGAATCAATTTTAACTAGCGTATCGCAAAAAGGCGTCGAAGTCTTCCCGAGTCACTTACAGGATCATGTCAAAGTAATTTATAACGGAGTTGATTTTGAGCGCTGTAAGCCTACCGTTACCAGAAGTGAAATCCGGAGACGTTGGGGGGTTAGCCCAGAAACTATCACGTTAGGGTACGTTGGTAGGTTCGCTCCAGGAAAAAATATATTTGCAGCTGCTGAGGCCGTTTCCCTGTTAGGAGAGAGTTACCATGCTATTTATGTTGGGGAAGGGCTCGATAACGATAATGTTATCAGTCGCGTAAAGGATATTTGTGGTGAACGTTGTACTATAATATCTCGTACCGAAGATATCGGCTCTGTGTTTGAAGGTTTGGATTGTTTAATCTCAGCCTCTCCCTCTGAAGGAGGTCCGATTGTGGTATCAGAAGCTTGGGTTGCTGGATGTCCGGTCGTTTCAACAAGAGTTGGGTTTATTCCAGAACTTGAGTCAAAATATGGGCAATTAGTTTTTCATGTACCGGATAACCCAACTCCATGTCAGATTGCTCAAACTGTAATGGAAGCGACTAGAGCTAGTCCAATTGTTGAGAGGGCATGGAACATATCGCGAAAAGTGTTTGATGTAAAACATATGCTAAAAGAGTATGAGTCCCATATTGTTAAAAAACTCAAAGAGTACAAGAATCAAAAATTAAAGAGCAACAGCTTTCCGAATGTGAGTCATGTGCCTCTCGATAGCAAGCGAACGTCAATCGTAAAAAGCAAACAACTATCAGATCAGTTCCTAAGAAATTACAAGAATTCTTCTAAAGCGACTGAAGTCGATGGTTCTCGTGAAGATTACATTTGTAAGTCGTCGATAAAAGTTGGATTCATTCTTTATGATTTGGCGTTTGGTGGTATTTCACGCCAACTTCTGAATTTAATGGAAGCACCTATAATGCCTCATATGGAATGGGCTGGAATTGCTATTTCTACTTTCAAGAATTATGACCATGACGTTGGAAAAAGAATAAAACGTTTTTGTAATATCTATTCGATTGATGAGTTTAGCAATCCATTTCAAGAGGTGATCAATCATAGTGATGTAATTTATTTGACGGGATATACTCAGCCTCATGACTTATTTGATCTAACAGATTTCCAGGATAAAACAATCATCACGGTAGCTCATGGAAGCTGTATTAACAGTGAGAACCAGATACGGACTGCGCTTAAGTATGGTAAGAAACATGTTCACCTTGCTGTTTCTCAAGAAACGGTTAATGCATACCCAGAAGAATTACATGACACTGTGCATGTAATCTATAATGGAGTAAATATTTCACGATGTGCACCGACTATTGATCGGGCGAAGATAAGACAAGCATGGGGGATTTCAGAAACTGTAACTGCGATTGGTTACATGGGACGAATGGCGAACGACAAAAATGTTCTTGCAACTGCTCAAGCCGTAAAGCAGTTGGGTGAAGGTTATCATGCTGTTTACATTGGGAATGGTTACGCTGAAGTTAGTCTACGGTCAGAGATTCACAAACTCTGTGGACCACGTTGTACAATTCTCGATAAAACAGAAGATATTGGATCAATGTTAGCTGCATTAGATAGGCTAATCATAGCATCCCCTGCAGAGGGAGGCCCAATGGTAGCAGCTGAAGCATGGCTTGCTGGATGCCCTGTTATCTCAACCCCAGTTGGAATGATTCCCGAATTGGAAAAAAAACATGGTACTTTAACACATCGTATAAATCTGAATCCTACACCAGACGAACTAGCTAATGCGGTGAAGAGGTCGGGTTTCAAATCAGCAGAAGTACAACGAGCTAAATCTGTTGCTTGGAGAACCTTCAGCCCTTCGAAGATGCTGTTGGAGTTTGAAAATGCCGTCCATTTCGAATTAGCAAAGACACGAGTTGGCTTTTGTATTAGCACTTGCTCAATGGGTGGGGTTTCGCGTGCAATAATTACTTTATTAAATCAAAGTAGTAACAAAATTAGATGGTCAGGTATCGCCATACAGGGGCCAGGGACTTTTGATCCTGAAACAGCCAGGGAAGTGTTAAATCATTGTCCAATTTATTGCAGTGTAGATGATCCCAGATTTCAAGGGCTTGTAACTATCGTTCCCAATGCCCATCAAGCTGTTGTAAATCGATCTGATGTTGTCAATCTTTGGGGCTCAATTGCCACAAATCCGGAACTGGATCAAACTGACTGGAATAGAGTAGTCGTTATTTCATCCGCGCATGGGGAATGTGAATGGACCCGAAAAAACATTGATGTAAGTTTAAAATATGGGAAACAACATTTACTTCATGCAGTATCTGAAGGGGGGAAAAACTGTTTTCCAGAATGGATGAGAAACAGTGTAAACGTAATCTACAATGGTCTCGACTTCAATCGGTGTATTGCAAAACGTGATCGATCACAACTGAGGAGCGAATGGGGAATTAAAGATGGTGTAAAAATTGTTGGATATATCGGAAGATTTGAAAATGGTAAAAATCCTCTAGCGGTTGTAAATGCGGTACGGGAAATGGGTGATGACTATCACGCTTTGCTCGTTGGAGAGGGAGTCCATGAACAGCAGGTCATTGAGCAGGCAAAACAGATCTGTGGTAATAAAGTTACAATCATCCCTCGAACAGAAGACATTGGTTCGATCTTAGGTGTCTTGGATTGCCTTGTTGTTGTTTCTCCTAAAGAGGGAGGACCTCAAGTTACTATGGAAGCATTTGGGGCAAAATGTCCCGTGGTATCAACCCGTGTCGGTTTTCTTCAGGATTTCGAACCCGAATATGGTAAACTTGCCATCGAAGTTCCTTTCGAACCTAGTCTTGACCAACTAGCTCAAGCAATAAAGCAGGCGGATCGGAATCATCAAAGAGTTGAAATGGCATATCAGGTCGCAGTTCAGAAATTTGATCCTTCAGAATATATTAGCAGCTTTGAATCAATGATTTTAAATGGAACTATTATAACGGTTTAA
- a CDS encoding transposase codes for MTKRRRKRHTPEQIIRKLRDSETMLNAGKTIGEVCQQMEICE; via the coding sequence ATGACGAAACGACGTAGAAAACGACATACCCCGGAGCAGATTATCCGTAAGCTCCGTGATTCCGAGACGATGCTGAATGCCGGAAAGACAATCGGTGAAGTCTGCCAGCAAATGGAGATCTGCGAATAA
- a CDS encoding YCF48-related protein: MLFFNQENHKIQRPSALFRCLLFLGLLTVSQSLFADTGSASAGSPLLDDANLHAVQFLGSKTGWAVGDRGVIRKTEDGGQTWQFVSSPVQCPLRHICFLTDQIGWIAGGGTAAYGHLNQGVLLFTKDGGKTWEELIQKRLPRLHYVRFFGMKEGVVVGDASVQHATGVFKTTDGGKTWQDVTGYESMGYRSAAFFDVDTGVIAGSQGRLTLVGGGAVLPPRFPPQGLRGIQEVKLPMTATGWMVGDGALLRKSVNKGVVWEMPETALPDSLKDFSDFRAVEVRGDLVWVAGDPGSVIWHSSDRGKTWRQQWTSQSAPLAAIHFVDDRTGCAVGALGTILSTTDGGRTWQSNHRAPRRVALMCVHARPSQISFDMLSKYAGDQGYRSLVALPIRRDLGPDSQPQQDLDLRLNESVISVGGSMGQQDWRFPVQIPGLEQNADRLIEEWNRHTEGRLASVTLSRFVAQLRTWRPEVLIIDQPQGKDAASTLVKDAMLQAVRYAADSTRYIEHREHAGLTPWKVKKVYLRLPPGSSGQVSVDADEYLARLGTTAATVASTGKQILGKTLTSDAERSVYRLVDVDQSHDGDSQPTVSGGTLFAGIGLAPGSAARRELLSINDADEERNRKLAERQRNLKAMASKLISDPLFSAQLMSHLKTITQGLSRRQAALQLEQLAQQYIANQDLVKAEATYQELVEQFPQEPEAVRGMLWLFQLWSSEEIAWQRNRQVPVERSRSTNSDPQASSQVQNAFQFSEKLPSPLLSTVRQVGQLNTGAQDNWRTQTAENWKKQALAAVKWFQKYAPAFYETPEVQIPLASLYRLIGSHGKADDIFHNFHKPGANESWKNIAKAENWLLHPASTPPRPVYLCRFTKTRPVLDGLLSDECWQEADELRLSEKSVSDLQKQGEAGRDNLSRPFVLMSYDKEYLYLAASIPVSTGLNYPAAPDTGRDYDADLQLQDRLSFAFDIDRDYTTYYQMEVDHRGWTSDRCWIDQSWNPRWYVAREKDKQYWRTEIAIPLKELAPATQLKRTTWGFSVVRILPAIGLQGWNHPLTTEPRPDTFGLMRFE; the protein is encoded by the coding sequence ATGCTGTTTTTTAACCAAGAGAACCACAAAATCCAGAGGCCGTCAGCATTGTTCAGGTGCCTGCTGTTTCTCGGTCTGCTGACTGTTTCTCAGTCTTTGTTTGCTGACACAGGATCTGCGTCTGCAGGTTCGCCTTTACTGGATGATGCCAACCTGCACGCGGTGCAGTTTCTGGGATCTAAGACTGGTTGGGCCGTTGGTGACCGTGGGGTGATTCGAAAAACTGAGGATGGCGGACAGACATGGCAGTTTGTTTCGAGCCCCGTGCAGTGCCCCTTGCGGCATATCTGTTTTCTGACCGATCAAATTGGCTGGATTGCCGGCGGCGGTACAGCAGCATACGGGCATCTGAATCAGGGAGTCTTACTCTTCACAAAGGATGGGGGAAAGACATGGGAAGAACTGATCCAAAAACGTTTGCCTCGTTTGCATTATGTCCGTTTTTTCGGAATGAAGGAAGGTGTGGTTGTCGGAGATGCTTCGGTACAGCACGCGACCGGCGTATTTAAAACCACCGATGGCGGTAAGACATGGCAGGATGTGACCGGCTACGAATCCATGGGCTACCGTTCCGCGGCGTTTTTTGATGTGGATACGGGAGTGATTGCGGGATCTCAAGGCCGACTGACTCTAGTGGGCGGCGGTGCAGTTTTGCCCCCACGGTTTCCGCCTCAAGGATTAAGAGGAATACAAGAAGTCAAACTTCCGATGACGGCCACCGGTTGGATGGTCGGCGATGGCGCCTTACTCCGAAAATCAGTCAACAAGGGCGTTGTCTGGGAGATGCCGGAGACGGCTCTGCCTGATTCACTCAAAGATTTTTCAGATTTTCGAGCCGTCGAAGTTCGCGGCGATCTGGTTTGGGTTGCCGGCGATCCGGGTTCCGTTATCTGGCACTCATCAGACCGGGGAAAAACCTGGCGTCAGCAATGGACCAGTCAGAGTGCACCGCTGGCAGCGATTCATTTTGTCGATGATCGGACCGGTTGTGCTGTCGGAGCCTTGGGCACAATACTATCCACAACGGACGGCGGACGTACCTGGCAGTCAAACCATAGGGCTCCCCGCCGTGTGGCTTTGATGTGTGTGCATGCCCGACCCTCTCAAATTTCGTTTGATATGCTGAGTAAATATGCGGGCGACCAGGGTTACCGCAGTCTGGTCGCGTTACCCATTCGTCGTGATCTGGGACCGGACAGTCAGCCACAACAGGACCTGGATTTGCGGTTGAACGAATCGGTGATCAGTGTCGGCGGATCGATGGGACAGCAGGATTGGCGGTTTCCGGTTCAGATTCCAGGACTCGAACAGAATGCAGACCGTCTCATTGAAGAGTGGAATCGGCATACCGAAGGTCGGCTGGCGTCCGTCACGTTGAGTCGATTCGTTGCGCAGTTACGGACATGGCGGCCCGAGGTTTTAATTATCGATCAACCGCAAGGCAAAGATGCTGCTTCGACCCTGGTCAAAGATGCCATGTTGCAGGCGGTGCGTTACGCTGCGGATTCGACGCGGTATATTGAACACCGTGAGCACGCAGGTCTGACACCTTGGAAGGTCAAGAAAGTGTACCTGCGATTGCCGCCCGGTAGTTCCGGTCAGGTTTCTGTGGACGCCGACGAATATCTGGCTCGTCTCGGCACGACGGCAGCGACAGTTGCTTCCACGGGGAAACAGATTCTTGGTAAAACTCTGACCTCTGATGCAGAACGCAGCGTCTATCGTCTGGTCGACGTGGATCAGTCCCACGATGGCGACAGTCAACCCACTGTTTCGGGTGGAACGCTGTTTGCCGGGATCGGGTTGGCCCCCGGTTCTGCTGCCCGACGTGAGTTACTTTCGATTAATGATGCCGATGAGGAACGCAATCGAAAACTGGCGGAACGTCAACGGAATCTGAAAGCAATGGCCTCTAAACTGATTAGTGATCCTTTATTTTCCGCGCAGCTGATGTCTCATTTGAAAACAATCACACAAGGACTCTCGCGTCGTCAGGCAGCGTTACAACTGGAGCAGTTGGCACAGCAATACATTGCGAATCAGGATTTAGTGAAAGCAGAGGCCACGTATCAGGAGTTGGTGGAACAGTTTCCGCAGGAGCCCGAAGCCGTACGGGGTATGTTATGGCTGTTTCAACTTTGGTCCAGTGAAGAGATCGCCTGGCAACGAAATCGACAGGTTCCCGTGGAACGCTCGCGGTCAACGAATTCTGATCCGCAGGCATCGAGTCAGGTACAAAATGCGTTTCAGTTTTCTGAGAAACTTCCTTCCCCGTTGTTGAGTACCGTAAGACAAGTGGGACAGCTCAATACGGGGGCTCAAGACAACTGGCGGACTCAGACCGCTGAGAACTGGAAAAAACAGGCACTGGCGGCCGTAAAATGGTTCCAGAAATATGCGCCCGCGTTTTACGAAACGCCGGAAGTTCAGATTCCTCTCGCCTCGCTCTATCGTTTGATTGGATCGCACGGTAAAGCCGATGATATTTTTCACAACTTTCATAAGCCCGGAGCCAATGAATCGTGGAAAAATATTGCCAAAGCCGAAAACTGGTTGCTGCATCCGGCCAGTACGCCGCCTCGGCCCGTTTATCTTTGTCGCTTTACCAAAACACGGCCTGTGCTGGATGGGTTGTTGTCGGATGAATGCTGGCAGGAAGCAGATGAACTGCGTCTTTCCGAAAAGTCAGTCTCTGATCTGCAAAAGCAGGGCGAAGCAGGGCGTGACAATCTCAGTCGGCCGTTTGTGCTGATGTCATACGATAAAGAATATTTGTATCTTGCTGCCAGCATCCCGGTTAGCACGGGGCTGAATTACCCGGCGGCTCCTGATACGGGCCGCGATTATGATGCCGATCTGCAATTGCAGGATCGACTTTCGTTTGCGTTTGACATCGACCGTGATTATACCACCTATTATCAGATGGAAGTGGATCATAGAGGCTGGACCAGCGATCGTTGCTGGATTGATCAGAGTTGGAACCCGCGCTGGTACGTGGCCCGTGAAAAGGACAAACAGTACTGGAGAACCGAGATTGCGATTCCTCTGAAGGAACTGGCCCCTGCCACACAACTAAAACGTACAACATGGGGCTTTTCTGTGGTCCGCATTCTGCCGGCCATCGGTTTACAAGGCTGGAATCATCCACTCACGACAGAGCCGCGCCCCGATACATTTGGTCTGATGCGTTTTGAATGA
- a CDS encoding ribonuclease H family protein translates to MGYLIGMDEAGYGPNLGPLVITASLWEVPGDPREFDFWQALESVVSQKKPGKKSSQLHVADSKQVHSSTAGLSPLERSTFPFLQLFNGAEELTSLETLWRLLVASPEHLVEIQQQPWNENGEFTIPTAVTAESVELSKQDLQQVLDAAGIQLHAFCSEIVLPARFNRLCREYGSKGVMLTRLCMQLLTRVWDRDSTEPTLIIGDKHGGRNRYDEFLDEILDGEMIFRVEESTAKSVYKVGNTEIRFQTKAEAHFPVAVSSMVCKYTREVMMELFNQYWSKHVPDLKPTKGYPVDARRFKSDIAAAQEQLAISDQILWRCQ, encoded by the coding sequence ATGGGTTATTTGATCGGCATGGATGAAGCGGGTTACGGACCCAATCTGGGACCGCTGGTGATTACCGCGAGTTTATGGGAAGTACCGGGAGATCCGCGTGAGTTTGATTTCTGGCAAGCATTGGAATCGGTCGTTTCTCAAAAGAAGCCAGGGAAAAAATCAAGTCAGTTGCACGTGGCCGATTCAAAACAGGTGCATTCTTCCACGGCTGGTCTGAGTCCGTTGGAGCGATCGACATTCCCGTTTCTGCAACTATTTAATGGGGCAGAGGAACTGACCTCGTTAGAGACGCTCTGGCGTTTACTGGTAGCTTCTCCCGAACATCTGGTGGAAATTCAGCAGCAGCCCTGGAATGAAAACGGTGAGTTCACGATTCCCACAGCAGTAACAGCCGAGTCTGTTGAATTGTCGAAACAGGATTTACAACAGGTCCTTGATGCTGCGGGAATTCAATTGCACGCATTTTGTTCCGAAATTGTGTTGCCTGCACGCTTCAATCGTCTGTGCCGGGAATATGGCAGTAAAGGAGTCATGCTGACGCGGCTGTGTATGCAGCTACTGACCCGTGTCTGGGACCGGGATTCGACAGAGCCAACTCTCATTATTGGTGATAAACATGGCGGCCGGAATCGCTACGATGAATTTCTGGATGAAATTCTTGATGGGGAGATGATTTTTCGAGTGGAAGAATCAACGGCGAAGAGTGTCTATAAAGTGGGAAACACGGAAATTCGGTTTCAGACAAAAGCAGAAGCCCATTTCCCGGTAGCGGTCTCTTCGATGGTCTGCAAGTATACGCGCGAAGTGATGATGGAGCTGTTCAATCAGTACTGGTCGAAGCACGTTCCTGACTTGAAGCCGACCAAGGGGTATCCGGTTGATGCTCGTCGCTTTAAAAGTGACATCGCTGCGGCACAAGAACAATTGGCGATTTCCGATCAGATCCTTTGGCGCTGTCAGTAG